From one Nonomuraea polychroma genomic stretch:
- a CDS encoding non-ribosomal peptide synthetase: MEAAADLDLSVATRKEEALWLLERLVPESAANNLALAFQFEGTLDASDLTEALLILLRRHEALRTVYFAAGAELVKGVTPAADFRVEVSEAGDLAPGDLDLALRPFATRRFVLDGRPLLRAGLFRHPDGDVVCLAFHHLVYDIISGTTLFEELMAAYEAVAAGRPAPPELLVPVAAYHEPEPAEPDLAYWREQLADFDPGTLDLRCGTPDTPATTLRGDHIAHVLSPEATAAAKRLPLELRAPESVVLLAAFDLLLAAHGAGPDITVGSPVSVRPRETPGIVGHHTNVLPLRVLVDPAESFRALVRRARDTYFNALAHAGVAVDSISELVPRAGSSWRNRLCRHLFNYYPQLELKEYTMAGRRVRPVVVESGYSKFDLEFFVASSAQAVQITARYSTEKLARADAEMLLRRYEALLVSLGEDPDRPNADVPVWSEEDQSVIGAANATAKRFEPANVLEAVHGHARRVPDAVAMQDGDRFVGYGRLWHAAVAARDLLVESGVGKGDIVAIAASRSPELTAAVLGVWLAGAAYLPVDPEHPAQRVAYLLADSGAKAVFTDRPGLAPDAVTLPLPSVADAADGRPEDMPGLDLDPESCAYLIYTSGSTGRPKGTLIPHRAISNIAADYTVRLGATPADATLWMTTFAFDMANLEHYVPLYSGGRIVIAPDQARTDGRLLRELIERHDPGIIQATPTTLRLVLDEIAGHLRGRRVVVGAEPVPVTLARRLVETGCEPHHAYGPTETTTWCTWGTFGPGLGDRLDVGEPIWNTQVMVLAPDGRELPIGVRGEVCIAGAGVALGYHGLPELNADRFGEHPVHGRYYRSGDMGQWRADGTLELFGRADRQVKLRGNRIELGEIEATLLGHPKVRAAAAVVVGDRSADGRLVVFVESTAGGGIADDLWSHARAELPRSAIPQDFIIVDALPTSANEKVDYPALEAMAASSRPAAQAEGGGPGPDDDLLRALLEHWRKLLERDDITAETNFFTHGGHSLLGARLLQEIEQSLGVTVKLADLFSAPTPEALAEHIRAGLPSAG; the protein is encoded by the coding sequence TTGGAAGCCGCGGCCGATCTTGATCTTTCTGTTGCCACTCGTAAAGAAGAGGCCCTGTGGTTGCTCGAACGGCTCGTGCCGGAGAGCGCGGCCAACAACCTGGCGCTGGCGTTCCAGTTCGAGGGCACCTTGGACGCCTCGGACCTGACCGAGGCGTTGCTGATCCTGTTGCGCCGCCACGAGGCGCTGCGCACGGTGTATTTCGCGGCGGGCGCCGAGCTGGTGAAGGGCGTGACGCCCGCCGCCGATTTCCGCGTCGAGGTCTCCGAGGCCGGCGACCTCGCGCCCGGGGATCTCGACCTGGCGCTGCGGCCGTTCGCCACGCGCCGGTTCGTCCTGGACGGGCGGCCTCTCTTGCGCGCGGGGTTGTTCCGCCACCCGGACGGCGATGTCGTGTGCCTGGCCTTCCACCACTTGGTCTACGACATCATCTCGGGAACGACCCTGTTCGAGGAGCTGATGGCCGCCTACGAGGCCGTCGCGGCGGGCCGCCCCGCACCTCCCGAGCTGCTCGTCCCGGTCGCCGCCTATCACGAGCCCGAGCCGGCCGAGCCGGATCTCGCTTACTGGCGTGAGCAGCTGGCGGACTTCGACCCGGGGACGCTCGACCTGCGATGCGGAACACCGGACACCCCGGCCACGACGCTGCGCGGCGACCACATTGCGCACGTCCTGTCCCCGGAGGCCACGGCCGCGGCCAAGCGGCTGCCGCTGGAGCTGCGCGCGCCGGAGTCCGTCGTCCTGCTCGCCGCTTTCGACCTGCTCCTCGCCGCGCACGGCGCGGGACCCGACATCACCGTCGGCTCCCCGGTGAGCGTCCGGCCCAGGGAGACGCCCGGCATCGTCGGCCACCACACCAACGTGCTGCCGCTCAGGGTTCTCGTCGACCCGGCCGAGAGCTTCCGCGCGCTGGTACGGCGCGCCCGCGACACCTACTTCAACGCGCTGGCGCACGCGGGCGTGGCCGTGGACAGCATCTCCGAGCTGGTCCCGCGGGCCGGCTCGTCCTGGCGCAACAGGCTGTGCCGCCACCTGTTCAACTACTACCCGCAGCTGGAGCTGAAGGAGTACACGATGGCGGGCCGCCGGGTCAGGCCGGTGGTGGTGGAGAGCGGCTACAGCAAGTTCGACCTGGAGTTCTTCGTGGCCTCCTCCGCGCAGGCCGTGCAGATCACCGCCCGTTACTCGACGGAGAAGCTGGCCAGGGCCGACGCGGAGATGCTGCTGCGCAGGTACGAGGCGCTGCTGGTGTCGCTGGGCGAGGATCCGGACCGGCCCAACGCGGACGTGCCGGTCTGGAGCGAAGAGGACCAGTCCGTCATCGGGGCGGCCAACGCCACCGCCAAGCGGTTCGAGCCGGCGAACGTGCTGGAGGCCGTGCACGGGCACGCCCGTCGCGTGCCGGACGCCGTCGCGATGCAGGATGGCGACCGCTTCGTCGGCTACGGACGGCTGTGGCACGCCGCCGTCGCGGCAAGGGACCTGCTGGTGGAGTCGGGCGTCGGAAAGGGGGACATCGTCGCGATCGCCGCCTCCCGCAGCCCGGAGCTGACCGCCGCCGTCCTCGGCGTGTGGCTGGCCGGCGCCGCCTACCTGCCGGTGGACCCCGAGCATCCCGCCCAGCGGGTGGCCTACCTGCTCGCGGACTCCGGCGCGAAGGCCGTCTTCACGGACCGGCCCGGTCTCGCACCTGACGCGGTGACGCTCCCGCTGCCGTCCGTCGCCGACGCCGCCGATGGGCGGCCCGAAGACATGCCCGGCCTCGACCTGGACCCGGAGTCGTGCGCGTACCTGATCTACACCTCGGGCTCGACCGGCCGCCCCAAGGGGACGCTCATCCCGCACCGCGCCATCTCCAACATCGCCGCCGACTACACGGTCCGGCTGGGCGCCACCCCGGCCGACGCGACCCTGTGGATGACGACGTTCGCCTTCGACATGGCCAATCTGGAGCACTACGTCCCGCTCTACTCGGGTGGCCGGATCGTGATCGCGCCCGACCAGGCAAGGACCGACGGCAGGCTGCTGCGCGAGCTGATCGAGCGCCACGACCCGGGCATCATCCAGGCGACCCCCACCACGCTTCGGCTGGTGCTGGACGAGATCGCCGGCCACCTGCGCGGCCGCCGCGTGGTCGTCGGGGCCGAGCCGGTCCCGGTGACGCTGGCCAGGCGCCTGGTGGAGACCGGCTGCGAGCCGCACCACGCCTACGGCCCGACGGAGACCACCACGTGGTGCACCTGGGGCACGTTCGGACCCGGACTCGGCGACCGTCTCGACGTCGGCGAGCCGATCTGGAACACGCAGGTCATGGTGCTCGCGCCGGACGGCCGCGAGCTCCCGATCGGCGTCCGCGGCGAGGTTTGCATCGCCGGCGCGGGAGTGGCCCTCGGCTACCACGGCCTGCCGGAGCTGAACGCGGATCGGTTCGGGGAGCACCCCGTTCACGGCCGGTACTACCGCTCGGGCGACATGGGCCAGTGGCGCGCCGACGGGACACTGGAGCTGTTCGGCCGCGCCGACCGTCAGGTCAAGCTGCGCGGCAACCGGATCGAGCTCGGCGAGATCGAGGCCACGCTGCTCGGCCACCCGAAGGTGCGGGCCGCCGCCGCCGTCGTGGTGGGCGACCGCAGCGCCGACGGGCGGCTCGTCGTGTTCGTCGAGTCGACCGCCGGCGGCGGCATCGCCGACGACCTGTGGAGCCACGCCCGCGCCGAGCTGCCCCGCTCGGCGATCCCACAGGACTTCATCATCGTCGATGCGCTGCCGACCAGCGCCAACGAGAAGGTCGACTACCCCGCGCTCGAGGCCATGGCCGCCTCGTCGCGGCCCGCCGCGCAGGCGGAGGGCGGCGGGCCCGGCCCGGACGACGACCTGCTGCGGGCGCTCTTGGAGCACTGGAGAAAACTGCTCGAGCGGGACGACATCACGGCGGAGACCAACTTTTTCACCCACGGCGGCCACTCGCTGCTCGGCGCCCGGCTCCTGCAGGAGATCGAGCAGAGCCTGGGCGTCACCGTGAAGCTCGCCGACCTGTTCTCCGCCCCGACCCCCGAGGCCCTTGCCGAGCACATCCGAGCCGGCCTGCCCTCGGCCGGATGA
- a CDS encoding NDP-hexose 2,3-dehydratase family protein produces the protein MALAAGRVGPADAIARFTLSATAGERARSPITEFHRWWAERATIERFSVTRVPFRELDGWHLAGDSENLVHRSGRFFSVEGLRYRGDGPGEQSQPIINQPEIGILGILVKEFDGVLHCLMQAKMEPGNVNTLQLSPTVQATRSNYTRVHQGNMPPYLEYFRGPDRGQVLVDVLQSEQGVWFWRKRNRNMIVHLTEDVPEHEDFHWLPLDQIHQLLKTDNLVNMDARTVLACMPLARPSTADCSPDDPFAWALLNSYDEELGLHTRTEILSWFTESQTRCEWSVQRIPLSEVTGWSWSDDDLAGGDEAPFRIIGVRVNAHNREVTNWSQPLLEPLGHGLAVFLAKSIGGVVHFLVQARKEPGLINVVEMAPTVQLPAVAGAVCDQGAVAYAMEAAAADPRRVRFDALLSEEGGRFHHGQTRYQIIEVGEEFPVEVPDEYCWMTAHQLMGLLDHSHYLNIEARTLLACVHSLW, from the coding sequence GTGGCACTCGCGGCTGGGCGCGTCGGCCCTGCAGATGCAATAGCACGATTCACACTGTCGGCGACCGCCGGAGAGCGGGCCCGGTCGCCAATCACGGAGTTCCACCGCTGGTGGGCCGAGCGCGCAACGATCGAGCGTTTCTCGGTGACCCGGGTCCCGTTCCGCGAGCTCGACGGGTGGCATCTGGCTGGCGACAGCGAGAACCTCGTCCACCGCAGCGGCCGCTTCTTCTCGGTCGAGGGGCTGCGCTACCGCGGCGACGGGCCCGGTGAGCAGTCGCAGCCGATCATCAACCAGCCCGAGATCGGCATCCTCGGCATCCTGGTGAAGGAGTTCGACGGGGTATTGCACTGCCTGATGCAGGCGAAGATGGAGCCGGGCAACGTCAACACCCTGCAGCTGTCGCCGACCGTCCAGGCCACGCGCAGCAACTACACGCGCGTGCACCAGGGCAACATGCCGCCCTACCTGGAATACTTCCGCGGCCCCGACCGGGGGCAGGTGCTGGTCGACGTGCTTCAGTCGGAGCAGGGCGTCTGGTTCTGGCGCAAGCGCAACCGCAACATGATCGTCCACCTCACCGAGGACGTGCCCGAGCACGAGGACTTCCACTGGTTGCCGCTCGACCAGATCCACCAGCTGCTCAAAACCGACAACCTTGTCAACATGGACGCCCGCACGGTGCTGGCGTGCATGCCGCTGGCCCGCCCCAGCACGGCCGACTGCTCGCCCGACGACCCCTTCGCCTGGGCGCTGCTGAACTCCTACGACGAGGAGCTCGGCCTGCACACGCGGACGGAGATCCTCAGCTGGTTCACCGAGAGTCAGACGCGTTGCGAGTGGAGCGTGCAGCGCATCCCGCTGTCCGAGGTGACCGGCTGGTCGTGGAGCGATGACGACCTCGCGGGCGGCGACGAAGCGCCCTTCCGGATCATCGGGGTTCGCGTGAACGCGCACAACCGTGAGGTCACCAACTGGTCGCAGCCGCTGCTCGAGCCCCTTGGGCACGGCCTAGCCGTGTTCCTCGCCAAGTCCATCGGCGGCGTCGTGCACTTCCTGGTCCAGGCCAGGAAGGAACCCGGGCTGATCAATGTCGTCGAGATGGCGCCGACCGTCCAGCTCCCCGCCGTCGCGGGCGCGGTCTGCGACCAGGGCGCAGTGGCGTACGCGATGGAGGCCGCCGCGGCGGACCCGCGGCGGGTGCGCTTCGACGCGCTGCTGTCGGAGGAGGGGGGCCGCTTCCACCACGGCCAGACGCGCTACCAGATCATCGAGGTGGGCGAGGAGTTCCCCGTCGAGGTGCCGGACGAGTACTGCTGGATGACCGCGCACCAGCTCATGGGGCTGCTGGACCACAGCCACTACCTGAACATCGAGGCGCGCACCCTTCTCGCGTGCGTGCATTCCCTGTGGTGA
- the rfbB gene encoding dTDP-glucose 4,6-dehydratase: MRIFVTGGAGFIGSHYVRGLLDGDALDVSVTVLDKMTYAGNAANLPDAHPRLTVLRGDVCDGQLLLEILPGHDAVVHFAAESHVDRSLMSGTPFVTTNVLGTQTLLEACRQTGVERIVHVSTDEVYGSVSQGSRAEDALLLPNSPYAASKAASDLIARAYWRSHDLNISITRCSNNYGPYQLVEKAIPLFVTNLLDGLEVPLYGDGYQVREWLHVTDHCRALDLVLHQGRAGEIYNISAGVELTNRELVSRLLELCGAGWDRVRHVTDRKAHDQRYSVDTTKIQEELGFTAQVPFDEGLAGVVAWYRDNRAWWEPLRKHRVGLTGAR, encoded by the coding sequence ATGAGGATCTTCGTCACCGGCGGTGCCGGGTTCATCGGCTCGCACTACGTGCGCGGCCTGCTCGACGGCGACGCACTCGACGTGTCCGTCACCGTCCTGGACAAGATGACCTACGCGGGCAACGCGGCGAACCTGCCGGACGCCCATCCGCGGCTGACCGTCCTCCGCGGGGACGTCTGCGACGGGCAACTGCTGCTGGAGATCTTGCCCGGGCACGACGCGGTCGTGCACTTCGCCGCCGAGTCCCACGTGGATCGCTCGCTGATGAGCGGCACGCCGTTCGTGACCACGAACGTGCTCGGCACCCAGACCCTGCTGGAGGCGTGCCGCCAGACCGGCGTCGAGCGGATCGTGCACGTGTCGACCGACGAGGTCTACGGGTCGGTGAGCCAAGGTTCGCGGGCGGAGGACGCCCTGCTGCTGCCCAACTCGCCCTATGCCGCATCCAAGGCCGCCAGCGACCTGATCGCGCGGGCGTACTGGCGCAGCCACGACCTGAACATCTCGATCACCCGCTGCTCCAACAACTACGGGCCGTACCAACTGGTCGAGAAGGCCATCCCGCTGTTCGTCACGAACCTGCTCGACGGCCTGGAGGTCCCCTTGTACGGGGACGGCTACCAGGTGCGCGAATGGCTGCACGTCACCGACCACTGCCGCGCGCTCGACCTGGTCCTGCACCAGGGGCGGGCGGGAGAGATCTACAACATCAGCGCCGGGGTCGAGCTCACCAACCGCGAGCTGGTCAGCCGGCTGCTGGAGCTGTGCGGCGCGGGCTGGGACCGGGTCCGGCACGTCACCGACCGCAAGGCGCACGACCAGCGCTACTCGGTAGACACCACCAAGATCCAGGAGGAGCTCGGCTTCACCGCGCAGGTGCCCTTCGACGAGGGACTGGCCGGGGTGGTCGCCTGGTACCGGGACAACCGTGCCTGGTGGGAGCCGCTGCGCAAGCACCGCGTCGGCCTGACCGGCGCCAGATGA
- a CDS encoding nucleotide disphospho-sugar-binding domain-containing protein, with protein MRVLITPMPWPSHYYQMVGVVWALVAAGHEVRVAGQPALFDAVTGTGITAVAAGGGYDIMTGVAEMVQERQKVDQQPNMIGEGVFTPEDKARLLKIRMIPHIRLAQDAAEDLVAFARAWRPDVVITDPLVYAAPLAAAAVGAPVVRHLWGPDLARHIGLPGSGLSEEEDPRAVWPEEMVELYSRYGAKPQPDFAVLTLDNCPDSLQLAGVPNRVAMRYVSYNGSMVAPPWVLEPADRPRVCVTWGSSTGQLLGEDVFMVPQILEALSPFDVEAVVAVRPEDRSRVPDDYDWVRVVENVPLNLFLPTCHAIVHGSSGGAALTSAMYGLPQLVLPHVGGEGIIYDQLTAVGAGIGLKQDESSVEAIRQAADAVLHDDKPREAARRLQREMLSQPPPSEIISTLEELV; from the coding sequence ATGAGAGTGCTGATAACGCCCATGCCGTGGCCGAGCCACTACTACCAGATGGTGGGTGTCGTGTGGGCGCTGGTGGCCGCGGGCCACGAGGTGCGGGTGGCCGGGCAGCCGGCCCTGTTCGACGCGGTGACCGGCACCGGGATCACCGCGGTGGCCGCCGGCGGCGGCTACGACATCATGACAGGCGTCGCCGAGATGGTGCAGGAACGCCAGAAGGTGGACCAGCAGCCGAACATGATCGGCGAGGGGGTGTTCACCCCCGAGGACAAGGCCCGGCTGCTCAAGATCAGGATGATCCCGCACATCAGGCTGGCGCAGGACGCCGCCGAGGACCTCGTGGCCTTCGCCCGCGCGTGGCGGCCCGACGTGGTGATCACCGATCCGCTCGTCTACGCGGCGCCCCTGGCGGCGGCCGCCGTGGGCGCGCCTGTCGTACGTCACCTGTGGGGGCCCGACCTGGCGAGGCACATCGGCCTGCCGGGCAGCGGGCTCAGCGAGGAAGAGGACCCGCGGGCCGTCTGGCCCGAGGAGATGGTCGAGCTCTACAGCCGCTACGGTGCCAAGCCCCAACCGGACTTCGCCGTGCTCACCCTGGACAACTGCCCGGACAGCCTGCAGTTGGCCGGCGTGCCGAACCGTGTGGCGATGCGGTACGTCTCCTACAACGGCTCCATGGTGGCGCCGCCGTGGGTCCTCGAACCCGCCGACCGGCCGCGCGTCTGCGTCACCTGGGGCTCCTCGACCGGGCAGCTGCTGGGCGAGGACGTGTTCATGGTGCCGCAGATCCTGGAGGCGCTGTCGCCCTTCGACGTCGAGGCCGTCGTCGCCGTCCGGCCGGAGGACCGCTCGCGCGTCCCCGACGACTACGACTGGGTCCGCGTCGTGGAGAACGTCCCGCTCAACCTGTTCCTGCCGACGTGCCACGCGATCGTGCACGGGTCCAGCGGCGGCGCCGCGCTCACCTCGGCGATGTACGGCCTGCCGCAGCTCGTCCTGCCGCACGTCGGCGGAGAGGGCATCATCTACGACCAGCTGACCGCCGTCGGCGCCGGAATCGGGCTCAAACAGGACGAGTCCAGCGTCGAGGCCATCAGACAGGCGGCCGACGCCGTCCTGCACGACGACAAGCCGCGCGAAGCGGCCCGGCGCCTCCAGCGCGAGATGCTCTCGCAGCCGCCGCCATCCGAGATCATCTCCACGCTCGAGGAACTGGTCTGA
- a CDS encoding glucose-1-phosphate thymidylyltransferase, with protein MKALVLAGGAGTRLRPFSHSMPKQLVPIAGKPVLFHALDALRATGITEAGIIVSGTDAAIRASVGDGSRFDMTVTYLPQDRPRGLAHCVMIARDFLADDDFVMYLGDNIFAEGIAGPVGAFVRDRAAAQLVVTKVMDPSQYGVAELDATGRVTALEEKPAHPRTDLAVTGLYCFTPEIHEAVGRIEPSWRNEFEITDAVRWLVDQDRPVRAELLSGYWADTGTLADLLECNRVLLEGITGAVHGTVDSRSRISGPVVIEAGTTIEGSTITGPAIIGAGCAIVDSHVGPFTSLGTRCTLTAAGVEHSILMDDASVHGVRLQKGSIIGRAGKVSQGGSGAASHRLLIGDDSRVEVPA; from the coding sequence GTGAAAGCACTCGTACTCGCCGGCGGTGCAGGCACCCGTTTGCGACCCTTCAGTCACAGCATGCCCAAGCAACTCGTCCCCATCGCCGGCAAGCCCGTGCTCTTCCACGCGCTGGACGCGCTCAGGGCGACCGGGATCACGGAGGCGGGCATCATCGTCAGCGGCACCGACGCCGCGATCCGCGCCTCGGTCGGGGACGGGTCCCGCTTCGACATGACGGTCACGTATCTGCCCCAGGACCGGCCGCGCGGCCTCGCGCACTGCGTGATGATCGCGCGTGACTTCCTGGCCGACGACGACTTCGTCATGTACCTGGGCGACAACATCTTCGCCGAGGGCATCGCGGGACCCGTCGGTGCGTTCGTGCGCGACCGTGCCGCGGCCCAGCTGGTGGTCACCAAGGTCATGGACCCGTCGCAGTATGGCGTGGCCGAGCTGGACGCCACCGGCCGGGTCACCGCCCTGGAGGAGAAACCCGCACACCCGCGTACCGACCTGGCCGTGACCGGCCTGTACTGCTTCACGCCGGAGATCCACGAGGCGGTCGGCCGCATCGAGCCGAGCTGGCGCAATGAGTTCGAGATCACCGATGCGGTGCGCTGGCTCGTCGACCAGGACCGGCCGGTGCGGGCCGAGCTGCTCTCCGGCTACTGGGCGGACACCGGCACGCTGGCCGACCTGCTGGAGTGCAACCGGGTCCTGCTGGAAGGCATCACCGGTGCCGTGCACGGAACGGTCGACTCCCGCAGCCGCATCTCCGGCCCCGTCGTGATCGAGGCGGGGACGACCATCGAGGGATCCACGATCACCGGCCCGGCGATCATTGGAGCGGGCTGCGCCATCGTCGACAGCCACGTCGGCCCGTTCACCTCGCTCGGCACGCGGTGTACCCTCACCGCCGCCGGCGTGGAGCACTCGATCCTCATGGACGACGCCTCGGTGCACGGCGTGCGCTTGCAGAAGGGCTCCATCATCGGCAGAGCCGGGAAGGTCTCGCAGGGCGGCAGCGGAGCCGCGAGCCACCGGCTGCTGATCGGCGACGACAGCAGAGTGGAGGTGCCCGCATGA